In one window of Mesorhizobium sp. B2-1-1 DNA:
- a CDS encoding leucyl aminopeptidase family protein produces the protein MSVELVENKLNNPLPVHLVAKDGLETAGLTSSAVAWARANGFSGEAGRTLIVPAENGALGGALFGIGDGEGALAVGALAKSLAEGDWHFASAPAEPELAAIALALGGYVFTRYGKKPGKALRFELPAGVEAKRVRRIVEGVFLTRDLVNTPTSDMGPDELEKAVRALAEIHKAEVSVIKGDDLIKQNFPMIHAVGRASSSAPRLIDMGWGPRSAPKVTLVGKGVCFDTGGLDIKPSSGMLLMKKDMGGAANVLGLASMIMASGLNVRLRVLIPAVENSIAGNAFRPGDVLASRKGMSVEIGNTDAEGRLVLGDALALADEEEPQLLVDMATLTGAARVALGPDLPPFYTSDEALASELTTASLAVEDPLWRMPLWRPYDAKLSSKIADINNVTTDGFAGSITAALFLKRFVEKTPSWAHFDIFAWNPADRPHGPAGGEAQGIRALERVISKRFG, from the coding sequence ATGTCAGTGGAACTGGTCGAGAACAAGCTGAACAACCCGCTTCCTGTCCATCTGGTGGCTAAGGACGGTCTGGAGACGGCCGGTCTGACGTCATCAGCCGTGGCGTGGGCCAGGGCCAACGGCTTCTCCGGCGAAGCGGGCAGGACGCTCATCGTGCCTGCGGAAAACGGCGCGCTCGGCGGTGCCTTGTTCGGCATTGGCGACGGCGAGGGCGCGCTGGCCGTCGGCGCGCTGGCGAAAAGCCTGGCGGAGGGCGACTGGCATTTCGCCTCCGCGCCGGCCGAGCCGGAGCTGGCGGCGATCGCGCTGGCCCTCGGCGGCTATGTCTTTACCCGCTATGGCAAGAAACCGGGCAAGGCGCTGCGCTTCGAATTGCCGGCCGGCGTAGAGGCAAAACGCGTTCGCCGCATCGTCGAAGGCGTCTTCCTGACGCGCGATCTTGTCAACACGCCGACCAGCGACATGGGGCCGGACGAGCTGGAGAAGGCGGTTCGAGCCCTGGCCGAAATTCACAAGGCCGAGGTGTCGGTCATCAAGGGCGACGATCTCATCAAGCAGAATTTCCCGATGATCCATGCCGTCGGCCGGGCTTCGTCCAGCGCACCGCGTCTTATCGACATGGGCTGGGGGCCAAGGAGCGCGCCGAAAGTGACGTTAGTCGGCAAGGGCGTCTGTTTCGACACTGGCGGCCTCGATATCAAGCCGTCGTCCGGCATGCTGTTGATGAAGAAGGACATGGGGGGCGCCGCCAATGTGCTGGGTCTGGCCTCGATGATCATGGCCTCCGGATTGAACGTGCGGCTGCGCGTGCTGATCCCGGCCGTCGAGAATTCGATCGCCGGCAACGCCTTCAGGCCTGGCGACGTGTTGGCGAGCCGCAAGGGCATGTCAGTCGAGATTGGCAACACCGATGCCGAGGGAAGACTGGTTCTGGGCGATGCGCTGGCGCTGGCCGACGAGGAGGAGCCGCAATTGCTTGTCGACATGGCGACGCTCACCGGGGCTGCTCGTGTCGCGCTAGGTCCGGACCTGCCGCCCTTCTACACCAGCGACGAGGCACTAGCCTCGGAACTGACGACAGCCTCGCTGGCGGTCGAGGATCCGCTGTGGCGCATGCCGCTGTGGCGGCCCTATGATGCGAAGCTGTCGTCGAAGATCGCCGACATCAACAATGTCACCACGGATGGGTTCGCCGGTTCCATCACCGCGGCGCTGTTTCTCAAGCGCTTTGTCGAGAAGACGCCAAGCTGGGCGCATTTCGACATATTCGCCTGGAACCCCGCCGATCGTCCGCACGGACCTGCCGGCGGCGA